The Streptomyces sp. CC0208 genome window below encodes:
- a CDS encoding LLM class F420-dependent oxidoreductase, translating to MTDYGIQLPVQSQSTIYAEPWEAGAGPEDLVEVARAADRAGFAYIAACDHVAIPRRLAPAMSTVWYDPVATLAHLAAVTERVRLLSHVAVVGLRHPLLTAKQYATLDHLSGGRLILGVGAGHVQEEFEALGVDFAGRGAVLDESIDALRKALGPDEFPEHHGKHYDFADLGQRPRPAQSHVPVWVGGSSPAAVRRAALKGDGWLPQGDPRDRLPAQIERIRRLRAEAGLEGPFTVGAIAEPLHLGTPTWDVGRRTLSGTPDELAESLRAYRAMGVDQIQVRFRSRDRAELVDQISAFGADVAPHL from the coding sequence CCTCGTCGAGGTGGCCCGGGCCGCCGACCGCGCCGGGTTCGCGTACATCGCCGCCTGCGACCACGTGGCGATCCCGCGCCGCCTCGCCCCCGCGATGAGCACGGTCTGGTACGACCCGGTCGCCACCCTCGCCCATCTGGCGGCCGTGACCGAACGGGTGCGGCTGCTCAGCCACGTGGCGGTGGTCGGGCTGCGGCACCCCCTGCTCACCGCCAAGCAGTACGCCACCCTCGACCATCTCAGCGGCGGGCGGCTGATCCTCGGGGTCGGCGCGGGGCACGTCCAGGAGGAGTTCGAGGCGCTCGGGGTCGACTTCGCCGGGCGCGGGGCCGTCCTCGACGAGTCGATCGACGCCCTGCGCAAGGCCCTCGGCCCCGACGAGTTCCCCGAACACCACGGCAAGCACTACGACTTCGCGGACCTCGGCCAGCGTCCACGGCCCGCCCAGTCCCACGTCCCGGTGTGGGTCGGGGGCTCCTCCCCGGCCGCCGTACGCCGGGCCGCCCTCAAGGGCGACGGCTGGCTGCCCCAGGGCGATCCCCGGGACCGGCTGCCCGCGCAGATCGAGCGGATACGGCGGCTGCGGGCGGAGGCGGGCCTCGAAGGGCCGTTCACCGTCGGGGCGATCGCCGAGCCGCTCCACCTCGGCACGCCCACGTGGGACGTCGGCCGCCGCACGCTGAGCGGCACGCCCGACGAACTCGCCGAGTCCCTGCGCGCCTACCGCGCGATGGGCGTGGACCAGATCCAGGTGCGCTTCCGCAGCCGCGACCGCGCCGAACTCGTCGACCAGATCTCGGCGTTCGGCGCCGACGTCGCCCCCCACCTCTGA